A region of Pseudomonas sp. Marseille-Q3773 DNA encodes the following proteins:
- a CDS encoding rhomboid family intramembrane serine protease, translated as MNIIEVMRLPLSVDLSGFVQLLQRLQVPHRVSEEGEVQVLWAPETLAADVRELYQRYPDGNADIQASDEPVEAGVPASGPGQPSLAEQARACKVTTLTLLLCFIVAGLTGLGDNFTTISWFTFLDFRVQGDYLYFSPLAQGLEQGQWWRLVSPMLLHFGVLHLAMNSLWYWELGKRIELRQGPWALLGLTVLFSLVSNLAQHYTSGPSLFGGLSGVLYGLLGHIWLYQWLAPNRYFTLPKGVLAMMLIWLVVCLTGVVGTLGLGQIANAAHVGGLLIGCLTGLLGGALARRKLSA; from the coding sequence ATGAACATTATCGAAGTGATGCGCTTGCCGCTGTCGGTCGACCTCAGCGGCTTCGTCCAGCTGCTGCAGCGCCTGCAGGTGCCGCACCGGGTCAGCGAGGAGGGCGAGGTCCAGGTGCTGTGGGCGCCCGAAACCCTGGCCGCAGATGTGCGCGAACTCTACCAGCGCTACCCCGACGGCAACGCCGACATCCAGGCGAGCGACGAACCGGTGGAGGCGGGCGTGCCCGCGTCTGGCCCTGGCCAGCCCTCCCTGGCAGAACAGGCCCGCGCCTGCAAGGTCACCACCCTCACCCTGCTGCTGTGCTTCATCGTCGCCGGCCTCACCGGCCTGGGCGACAACTTCACCACCATCAGCTGGTTCACCTTCCTCGACTTCCGCGTGCAGGGCGACTACCTGTACTTCAGCCCGCTGGCGCAAGGCCTGGAACAAGGCCAGTGGTGGCGCCTGGTCTCGCCGATGCTGCTGCACTTCGGCGTGCTGCACCTGGCCATGAACAGCCTGTGGTACTGGGAGCTGGGCAAACGCATCGAGCTGCGCCAGGGCCCCTGGGCGCTGCTGGGCCTGACCGTGCTGTTCAGCCTGGTGTCCAACCTGGCCCAGCACTATACCAGCGGGCCGAGCCTGTTCGGCGGCCTGTCCGGGGTGCTGTACGGCCTGCTCGGGCACATCTGGTTGTACCAGTGGCTGGCGCCCAATCGCTACTTCACCCTGCCCAAGGGCGTGCTGGCCATGATGCTGATCTGGCTGGTGGTATGCCTGACCGGCGTGGTCGGCACCCTGGGCCTGGGCCAGATCGCCAATGCCGCGCATGTCGGCGGGCTGCTCATCGGATGCCTGACCGGGCTCTTGGGTGGGGCGCTGGCCAGGCGTAAACTGTCGGCTTGA
- a CDS encoding DUF1315 family protein produces MSTFAQMIENITPEIYQSLKLAVEIGKWSDGRKLTAEQKELSLQAVIAWEMKNLPEDQRTGYMGPQECASKSAPIANILFKSDSVH; encoded by the coding sequence ATGTCCACTTTCGCGCAAATGATCGAAAACATCACACCCGAGATCTACCAGAGCCTGAAACTGGCGGTGGAGATCGGCAAATGGTCCGACGGCCGCAAGCTCACCGCCGAGCAGAAGGAGCTGTCGCTGCAGGCGGTAATCGCCTGGGAGATGAAAAACCTGCCCGAAGACCAGCGCACCGGTTACATGGGCCCGCAGGAATGCGCATCCAAGTCGGCACCGATTGCCAACATTCTGTTCAAGTCGGACTCGGTACATTGA
- a CDS encoding DUF2797 domain-containing protein, with translation MIELARGSLSKMAVSLQAPVVQYSFRLGDTQVPVNPLIGQRLRLEYLGAIHCSHCGKRTKTSFSQGYCYPCMTRLAQCDVCIMAPEKCHYDAGTCREPSWGEQFCMTDHVVYLANSSGIKVGITRATQLPTRWLDQGASQALPILRVATRQQSGLVEDLLRSQVPDRTNWRTLLKGDAEELDLVAIREQVFAACADGLRELQGRFGLQAVQPLTDAEVVQIRYPVEAYPTKIVSFNLDKDPVAEGTLLGIKGQYLIFDTGVINIRKYTAYQLAVLQ, from the coding sequence TTGATCGAACTCGCACGTGGCTCGTTGAGCAAGATGGCGGTAAGCCTGCAGGCGCCAGTGGTGCAATACAGCTTCCGCCTGGGGGACACCCAGGTGCCGGTCAACCCGCTGATCGGCCAGCGCCTGCGCCTGGAATACCTCGGCGCGATTCACTGCAGCCATTGCGGCAAGCGCACCAAGACCAGCTTCAGCCAGGGCTACTGCTACCCGTGCATGACCCGGCTGGCCCAGTGCGACGTGTGCATCATGGCCCCGGAAAAGTGCCACTACGACGCCGGCACCTGCCGCGAACCGTCGTGGGGCGAACAGTTCTGCATGACCGACCATGTGGTCTACCTGGCCAACTCGTCGGGGATCAAGGTCGGCATCACCCGCGCCACCCAGCTGCCGACCCGCTGGCTCGACCAGGGCGCCAGCCAGGCCCTGCCGATCCTGCGCGTGGCCACCCGCCAGCAGTCCGGCCTGGTCGAGGACCTGCTGCGCAGCCAGGTACCCGACCGCACCAACTGGCGCACCCTGCTCAAGGGTGACGCCGAGGAACTTGACCTGGTCGCTATCCGCGAGCAGGTGTTCGCCGCCTGCGCCGATGGCCTGCGTGAACTGCAGGGGCGCTTCGGCCTGCAGGCGGTCCAGCCACTGACCGACGCCGAAGTGGTGCAGATCCGGTACCCGGTCGAGGCCTACCCGACAAAGATCGTCAGCTTCAACCTCGACAAGGACCCGGTGGCCGAAGGCACGCTGCTGGGCATCAAGGGCCAGTACCTGATCTTCGACACCGGTGTGATCAACATTCGCAAGTACACGGCCTACCAGTTGGCCGTACTCCAGTAA
- the pepN gene encoding aminopeptidase N → MRTEQPQVIYLKDYQAPEYLIDETHLTFELFEDHTLVHAQLVMRRNPARGAGLPPLELDGQQLELLRVALDDQELGPDAYRLDADSLTVQPKAERFTLDTSVKIHPESNTALEGLYKSGKMFCTQCEAEGFRKITYYLDRPDVMSTFTTTVIAEQHRYPVLLSNGNPIGSGPAEDGRHWATWEDPFMKPAYLFALGAGDLWCVEDSSPRQSGRDVTLRIYVEPENIDKCDHAMVSLKKSMRWDEEVYGREYDLDIFMIVAVNDFNMGAMENKGLNIFNSSCVLARAETATDAAHQRVEGVVAHEYFHNWSGNRVTCRDWFQLSLKEGFTVFRDAEFSADMNSRTVKRIEDVAYLRTHQFAEDAGPMAHPVRPDSFIEISNFYTLTVYEKGAEVVRMVRTLLGAEGFRKGSDLYFERHDGQAVTTDDFIKAMEDANGVDLTQFKRWYNQAGTPRLEVSEAYDGAAQTYSLTFRQSCPATPDKAEKLPFVIPVELGLLDAAGNDLPLQLAGEATAQGTSRVLSVTEAEQTFTFQGIQAKPLPSLLRGFSAPVKLSFPYDRDQLMFLMQHDSDGFNRWEAGQQLSVQVLQELIGQHQRGETLKLDQRLITALGTVLGNESLDPAMVAEMLSLPGEAYLTEISQVADVDAIHAAREFARQQIAEQLFDALWARYKANREVSRSTAYVASAEHFARRSLQNIALSYLMQSGKPQVLQATLEQFEHCDNMTERLTALAVLVNSPFEAERAKALEAFAEHFKDNPLVMDQWFSVQAASTLPGGLARVKALMQHPAFTLKNPNKVRALVGAFAGQNLVNFHAADGSGYRFLADLVIELNALNPQIASRQLAPLTRWRKYDDARQALMRGELERILASGELSSDVYEVVSKSLA, encoded by the coding sequence ATGCGTACCGAACAACCGCAAGTGATCTACCTCAAGGATTACCAGGCGCCCGAGTACCTGATCGACGAGACGCACCTGACCTTCGAGCTGTTCGAGGACCACACCCTGGTCCACGCGCAACTGGTCATGCGCCGCAACCCGGCACGCGGTGCCGGCCTGCCGCCACTGGAACTCGACGGCCAGCAGCTGGAACTGCTGCGCGTTGCGCTGGATGACCAGGAACTCGGGCCGGATGCCTACCGGCTCGATGCCGACAGCCTGACCGTGCAGCCCAAGGCTGAGCGCTTCACCCTCGACACCAGCGTGAAGATCCACCCCGAAAGCAATACCGCACTGGAAGGCCTGTACAAGTCGGGCAAGATGTTCTGCACCCAGTGCGAGGCCGAGGGCTTCCGCAAGATCACCTACTACCTCGACCGCCCGGACGTGATGAGCACCTTCACCACTACGGTGATCGCCGAGCAGCACCGCTACCCGGTATTGCTGTCGAACGGCAACCCGATCGGCAGTGGGCCGGCCGAAGATGGCCGCCACTGGGCGACCTGGGAAGACCCGTTCATGAAGCCGGCCTACCTGTTCGCCCTGGGGGCCGGTGACCTGTGGTGCGTCGAGGACAGCTCCCCCCGCCAGTCCGGCCGCGACGTGACCCTGCGCATCTATGTCGAGCCCGAGAACATCGACAAGTGCGACCACGCCATGGTCAGCCTGAAGAAGTCGATGCGCTGGGACGAGGAAGTCTATGGCCGCGAGTATGACCTGGACATCTTCATGATCGTCGCGGTCAACGACTTCAACATGGGCGCCATGGAAAACAAGGGCCTCAACATCTTCAACTCCAGCTGCGTGCTGGCCCGTGCCGAAACCGCCACCGATGCCGCCCACCAGCGCGTCGAAGGCGTGGTGGCCCATGAGTACTTCCACAACTGGTCGGGCAACCGCGTCACCTGCCGTGACTGGTTCCAGCTGTCGCTCAAGGAAGGCTTCACGGTGTTCCGCGATGCCGAGTTCAGCGCCGACATGAACTCGCGCACGGTCAAGCGCATCGAGGACGTCGCCTACCTGCGTACCCACCAGTTCGCCGAAGACGCAGGGCCCATGGCCCACCCGGTGCGTCCGGACAGCTTCATCGAAATCTCCAACTTCTACACCCTGACCGTGTACGAGAAGGGCGCCGAAGTGGTGCGCATGGTGCGTACCCTGCTGGGCGCCGAGGGCTTCCGCAAGGGCAGCGACCTGTACTTCGAGCGCCACGATGGCCAGGCGGTGACCACCGACGACTTCATCAAGGCCATGGAAGATGCCAATGGCGTCGATCTGACTCAGTTCAAGCGCTGGTACAACCAGGCCGGCACCCCGCGCCTGGAAGTCAGCGAGGCTTATGACGGCGCCGCGCAGACCTACAGCCTGACCTTCCGCCAGAGCTGCCCGGCGACCCCGGACAAGGCCGAGAAACTGCCGTTCGTGATCCCGGTGGAACTTGGCCTGCTGGATGCCGCAGGCAACGACCTGCCGCTGCAACTGGCCGGCGAAGCGACAGCGCAGGGCACCAGCCGTGTGCTGTCGGTGACCGAGGCCGAGCAGACCTTCACCTTCCAGGGCATCCAGGCCAAGCCGCTGCCGTCGCTGCTGCGCGGTTTCAGCGCACCGGTCAAGCTGAGCTTCCCCTACGACCGCGACCAGCTGATGTTCCTGATGCAGCACGACAGCGACGGCTTCAACCGCTGGGAGGCGGGGCAGCAGCTGTCGGTGCAGGTGCTGCAGGAGCTGATCGGTCAGCATCAGCGCGGCGAAACGCTCAAGCTCGACCAGCGTCTGATCACTGCCCTGGGCACTGTGCTCGGTAACGAGTCGCTGGACCCGGCCATGGTTGCCGAAATGCTCTCGCTGCCGGGTGAGGCCTACCTCACCGAGATCAGCCAGGTGGCCGACGTGGACGCCATCCACGCCGCCCGCGAGTTCGCCCGCCAGCAGATCGCCGAGCAGCTGTTCGACGCCCTGTGGGCGCGCTACAAGGCCAACCGCGAAGTGTCGCGCAGCACCGCCTACGTGGCCTCGGCCGAGCACTTCGCCCGCCGCAGCCTGCAGAACATCGCGCTGTCGTACCTGATGCAAAGCGGCAAGCCGCAGGTGCTGCAGGCGACCCTGGAGCAGTTCGAGCACTGCGACAACATGACCGAGCGCCTGACCGCCCTGGCCGTGCTGGTCAACTCGCCGTTCGAGGCCGAGCGGGCCAAGGCGCTGGAAGCCTTTGCCGAACACTTCAAGGACAACCCGCTGGTCATGGACCAATGGTTCAGCGTGCAGGCGGCCAGTACGCTGCCGGGCGGGCTGGCGCGGGTCAAGGCGCTGATGCAGCACCCGGCGTTCACCCTGAAGAACCCGAACAAGGTCCGTGCGCTGGTCGGCGCCTTTGCCGGGCAGAACCTGGTCAACTTCCATGCGGCGGATGGTTCGGGGTATCGCTTCCTGGCCGACCTGGTGATCGAGCTCAATGCCCTGAACCCGCAGATCGCCTCGCGGCAACTGGCACCGCTGACCCGCTGGCGCAAGTATGACGATGCGCGTCAGGCCCTGATGAGGGGCGAGCTGGAGCGGATTCTGGCTTCTGGTGAGCTGTCCAGTGATGTGTATGAGGTTGTCAGCAAGAGCCTGGCTTGA
- a CDS encoding YCF48-related protein encodes MGQQIRRGAWPLATSAMLVLALGVWAEVAQAAPAEEYSTESAKASQSLLIDAAQAGKRLVVVGDRGHILFSDDQGRTWTQARVPTRQLLTAVFFLDDKRGWAVGHDAQVLASNDGGATWSKQFEDLAREAPLLDVAFLDAGHGFAVGAYGALLETTDGGQHWQDVAERLDNPDQLHLNGIAQVRDAGLFIVGEQGSMFRSADNGQTWSKVQGPYEGSLFGVIGTAQPRTLLAYGLRGNLFRSTDFGDSWQPIELKAARGSLEFGLAGATLVEDGSLVLVGNGGSVLRSTDDGQTFSVYNRADRIALAGVSGLANGGLLLVGQGGVHLATAQGADQGVQP; translated from the coding sequence ATGGGGCAGCAGATCAGGCGTGGTGCCTGGCCATTGGCAACCAGCGCGATGCTGGTACTGGCACTCGGGGTTTGGGCCGAGGTTGCCCAGGCCGCACCGGCCGAGGAATATTCCACCGAATCGGCCAAGGCCAGCCAGAGCCTGTTGATCGATGCCGCCCAGGCCGGCAAGCGCCTGGTGGTGGTGGGCGATCGTGGCCACATCCTGTTCTCCGATGACCAGGGCCGCACCTGGACCCAGGCCCGCGTGCCCACCCGGCAACTGCTGACCGCGGTGTTCTTCCTCGACGACAAGCGCGGCTGGGCCGTCGGCCATGATGCGCAGGTGCTCGCCAGCAACGACGGCGGTGCCACCTGGAGCAAGCAGTTCGAAGACCTCGCGCGCGAAGCACCCTTGCTCGATGTCGCCTTCCTCGACGCCGGGCACGGCTTCGCCGTAGGTGCCTATGGCGCCTTGCTGGAAACCACCGACGGCGGCCAGCACTGGCAGGATGTCGCCGAGCGCCTGGACAACCCCGACCAGTTGCACCTGAACGGCATCGCCCAGGTCCGTGATGCCGGGCTGTTCATTGTCGGCGAGCAGGGCAGCATGTTCCGCTCGGCCGACAACGGCCAGACCTGGAGCAAGGTCCAGGGCCCCTACGAGGGCTCGCTGTTCGGTGTGATCGGCACGGCCCAGCCACGCACCCTGCTGGCCTACGGCCTGCGCGGCAACCTGTTCCGCTCCACCGATTTCGGTGACAGCTGGCAACCGATCGAACTCAAGGCCGCACGTGGCAGCCTCGAATTCGGCCTGGCAGGCGCTACGCTTGTCGAGGATGGCAGCCTGGTCCTGGTCGGCAACGGCGGCAGCGTGCTGCGCAGTACCGACGATGGCCAGACCTTCAGCGTCTACAACCGCGCCGACCGCATTGCCCTGGCCGGCGTCAGTGGCCTGGCCAATGGCGGCCTGCTGCTGGTCGGGCAGGGCGGGGTGCACCTGGCCACTGCCCAGGGTGCCGACCAGGGGGTGCAGCCATGA
- a CDS encoding RND family transporter yields the protein MHAHHPDKATLLERLIFNNRPVVIALCLLVSIFLFWQATQIRPSTSFEKMIPLQHPFIEQMMAHRNDLANLGNTVRISVEAVNGDIFDKDYMETLRQVHDEVFYIPGVDRAGLKSLWSPSVRWSEVTEEGFSGGEVIPNTYNGSQDSLDTLRDNVLKSGQVGRLVGNNFKSSIVDVPLLESYPDPQDPGKQVKLDYQQFSHQLEEKIRDKFQAQNPNVKVHIIGFAKKVGDLIDGLVMVAMFFGVALAITWVLLYWFTWCIRSTIAVLITTLVAVVWQLGLMHAVGFGLDPYSMLVPFLIFAIGISHGVQKINGIALQSSDADNALTAARRTFRQLFLPGMIAILADAVGFITLLIIDIGVIRELAIGASIGVAVIVFTNLILLPVAISYVGISNKAVARSKQDATREHPFWRLLSNFASAKVAPVSVALALIAFAGGLWYSQNLKIGDLDQGAPELRPDSRYNQDNNFIISNYSTSSDVLVIMVKTPPEQCSIHSTMAPIDELMWTMQNTPGVQSAISLVTVSKQVIKGMNEGSLKWETLSRNPDILNNSIARADGLYNGDCSLAPVLVFLNDHKAETLERVTAVAKAFADSHNKEGLQFLLAAGNAGIEAATNEVIKSAELTILIMVYICVAVMCLITFRSFAATLCIVLPLVLTSVLGNALMAYMGIGVKVATLPVVALGVGIGVDYGIYIYSRLESFLRAGLPLQEAYYETLRSTGKAVLFTGLCLAIGVCTWIFSAIKFQADMGLMLTFMLLWNMFGALWLLPALARFLIKPEKMVGKEGGSIFAH from the coding sequence ATGCATGCGCATCACCCGGACAAGGCCACGCTGCTGGAACGCCTGATCTTCAATAACCGCCCGGTGGTCATCGCCCTGTGCCTGCTGGTCAGCATCTTCCTGTTCTGGCAGGCCACGCAGATTCGCCCGTCCACCAGCTTCGAGAAGATGATCCCGTTGCAGCACCCGTTCATCGAACAGATGATGGCGCACCGCAACGACCTGGCCAACCTGGGCAACACCGTGCGCATCTCGGTCGAGGCGGTCAATGGCGACATCTTCGACAAGGACTACATGGAGACCTTGCGCCAGGTCCATGACGAGGTGTTCTACATCCCCGGTGTCGACCGTGCCGGGCTGAAGTCGCTGTGGAGCCCCAGCGTGCGCTGGAGCGAGGTGACCGAAGAAGGCTTTTCCGGGGGCGAGGTCATACCCAACACCTACAACGGCTCCCAGGACAGCCTCGACACCTTGCGCGACAACGTGCTCAAGTCGGGCCAGGTGGGGCGCCTGGTGGGTAACAACTTCAAGTCCAGCATCGTCGACGTGCCGCTGCTGGAGAGCTACCCCGACCCGCAGGACCCGGGCAAACAGGTGAAGCTGGACTACCAGCAGTTCTCGCACCAGCTGGAAGAGAAGATCCGCGACAAGTTCCAGGCGCAGAACCCCAACGTCAAGGTGCATATCATCGGTTTCGCCAAGAAGGTCGGCGACCTGATCGACGGCCTGGTGATGGTGGCGATGTTCTTCGGCGTCGCCCTGGCAATCACCTGGGTACTGTTGTACTGGTTCACCTGGTGCATCCGCAGCACCATCGCCGTGCTCATCACCACCCTGGTGGCGGTGGTCTGGCAGCTGGGCCTGATGCATGCGGTGGGCTTCGGCCTGGACCCTTACTCGATGCTGGTGCCGTTCCTGATCTTCGCCATCGGTATTTCCCACGGGGTGCAGAAGATCAATGGCATCGCCCTGCAGTCCAGCGACGCCGACAACGCCCTCACCGCGGCGCGGCGCACCTTCCGCCAGTTGTTCCTGCCGGGGATGATCGCCATCCTCGCCGATGCGGTAGGCTTCATCACCTTGCTGATCATCGACATCGGCGTGATTCGTGAACTGGCCATCGGCGCGTCCATCGGCGTGGCGGTGATCGTGTTCACCAACCTGATCCTGTTGCCGGTGGCCATTTCCTACGTCGGCATCAGCAACAAGGCCGTCGCGCGCAGCAAGCAGGACGCTACCCGCGAGCATCCGTTCTGGCGCCTGCTGTCGAACTTCGCCAGTGCCAAGGTGGCGCCGGTGTCCGTGGCGCTGGCCCTGATCGCCTTTGCCGGAGGCCTGTGGTACAGCCAGAACCTGAAGATCGGCGACCTCGACCAGGGCGCACCGGAACTGCGCCCCGACTCGCGCTACAACCAGGACAACAACTTCATCATCAGCAACTACTCGACCAGTTCCGATGTGCTGGTGATCATGGTCAAGACGCCGCCGGAACAATGTTCGATCCACTCGACCATGGCGCCGATCGACGAGCTGATGTGGACCATGCAGAACACCCCGGGCGTGCAATCGGCGATTTCCCTGGTGACCGTGTCCAAGCAGGTGATCAAGGGCATGAACGAGGGCAGCCTGAAATGGGAGACCCTGTCGCGCAACCCGGACATCCTCAACAACTCCATCGCCCGCGCCGATGGCCTGTACAACGGTGATTGCTCGCTGGCCCCGGTGCTGGTGTTCCTCAACGACCACAAGGCCGAGACCCTGGAGCGGGTTACTGCCGTGGCCAAGGCGTTTGCCGACAGCCACAACAAGGAAGGCCTGCAGTTCCTGCTGGCGGCGGGCAACGCCGGGATCGAGGCGGCAACCAATGAAGTGATCAAGTCGGCCGAACTGACCATCCTGATCATGGTGTACATCTGCGTGGCGGTGATGTGCCTGATCACCTTCCGCTCGTTCGCCGCCACCCTGTGCATCGTCCTGCCGCTGGTGCTGACCTCGGTGCTGGGCAACGCGCTGATGGCCTACATGGGCATCGGCGTCAAGGTGGCGACCCTGCCGGTGGTGGCACTGGGCGTGGGCATTGGCGTGGACTATGGCATCTACATCTACAGCCGGCTGGAGAGCTTCCTGCGCGCGGGGCTGCCGTTGCAGGAAGCCTATTACGAGACGTTGCGCTCGACCGGCAAGGCGGTGCTGTTCACCGGGTTGTGCCTGGCGATCGGCGTGTGCACCTGGATCTTCTCGGCGATCAAGTTCCAGGCCGACATGGGCCTGATGCTGACCTTCATGTTGCTGTGGAACATGTTTGGTGCGCTGTGGCTGCTGCCGGCCCTGGCCAGGTTCCTGATCAAACCGGAGAAGATGGTGGGCAAGGAGGGCGGCTCGATCTTCGCCCATTGA
- a CDS encoding DUF5629 family protein — MSPLATALQSCDMLLIDGLHAFDFTADASGLTVECMDGRQLRRWVFSAEQVAAAVAIGDEWQLDDAHGAHRLVCMSAFRAPDDDDNDPDLDEPAGH, encoded by the coding sequence ATGTCCCCCCTCGCCACCGCCCTGCAGTCCTGCGACATGCTCCTGATCGACGGCCTGCATGCCTTCGATTTCACCGCCGACGCGTCCGGCCTCACCGTCGAGTGCATGGACGGCCGCCAGTTGCGCCGCTGGGTGTTCAGCGCCGAACAGGTCGCCGCTGCTGTCGCCATCGGTGACGAATGGCAACTCGACGATGCCCACGGCGCACATCGACTAGTCTGTATGAGTGCCTTTCGCGCCCCGGATGATGATGACAATGACCCGGATCTGGACGAGCCTGCTGGCCACTAG
- a CDS encoding lactonase family protein, with product MTRIWTSLLATSLMSLSLNSPAATLLVGSYTDGASQGIYRYRFDSKAGHIDPTPLQVVKSVSPSWLVLSADQRQLFAVNETPNGQVSSFSVSAKGEIKPLNQVASQGDEPTHASLSRDQRYLFVANYAVKPDPGSSLVVIPVARDGKLKPVVQHGRHQASGVNPERQASAHVHSLVLSPDGRHLYASDLGADKVFIYRYDGASADHPLTPAIPASVALPPGSGPRHLLFDAKGRHAYLTLEMSAEVVMFEVQDGNLVERQRLPLAERQEAAAKAAGGLHLSADGRFLYVSNRGTSNEIVAFSVGKQDGQLTLLQRRSVEGDHPREFALDPSDNFLLVANQKSNQIVVIRRDPRSGKLGETVQTLQQDAPSDLKFIE from the coding sequence ATGACCCGGATCTGGACGAGCCTGCTGGCCACTAGCCTGATGAGCCTGAGCCTCAATTCCCCTGCCGCCACCTTGCTGGTGGGCAGTTACACCGACGGTGCCAGCCAGGGCATCTACCGTTATCGCTTCGACAGCAAGGCCGGCCACATCGACCCCACGCCGCTGCAAGTGGTGAAAAGCGTCAGTCCGTCGTGGCTGGTGCTATCGGCCGACCAGCGTCAGCTGTTCGCGGTCAATGAGACCCCGAATGGCCAGGTCAGCAGTTTCAGCGTCAGCGCCAAGGGTGAGATCAAGCCGCTCAACCAAGTGGCCAGCCAGGGTGACGAACCGACCCATGCCAGCCTCAGTCGCGACCAGCGTTACCTGTTCGTGGCCAACTATGCGGTCAAGCCCGACCCCGGCAGCAGCCTGGTGGTGATCCCGGTGGCCAGGGACGGCAAGCTCAAGCCGGTGGTGCAACATGGCCGGCACCAGGCCAGCGGCGTAAACCCCGAGCGCCAGGCCAGTGCCCACGTGCATTCGCTGGTGCTGTCACCCGACGGTCGGCACCTTTACGCCAGCGACCTGGGCGCCGACAAGGTGTTCATCTACCGCTACGACGGCGCCAGCGCCGACCACCCGTTGACACCGGCGATCCCGGCGTCAGTGGCCCTGCCACCGGGTAGCGGGCCGCGCCACCTGTTGTTCGACGCCAAGGGCCGGCATGCCTACCTGACGCTGGAGATGAGTGCCGAGGTGGTGATGTTCGAGGTGCAGGACGGCAACCTGGTCGAACGCCAGCGCCTGCCCTTGGCCGAGCGCCAGGAGGCGGCGGCGAAAGCGGCCGGTGGCTTGCACCTGTCGGCGGACGGGCGCTTCCTGTATGTGAGCAACCGTGGCACGAGCAACGAGATCGTCGCCTTCAGCGTGGGCAAGCAGGACGGCCAGCTGACGCTGCTGCAGCGCCGCTCGGTGGAGGGTGATCATCCCCGGGAATTCGCCCTCGATCCGAGTGACAACTTCCTGCTGGTGGCCAACCAGAAGAGCAACCAGATCGTGGTGATACGCCGCGACCCGCGCAGCGGCAAGCTGGGGGAGACGGTGCAGACCTTGCAGCAGGACGCCCCGTCGGATCTGAAATTCATCGAGTGA